A single Thermosynechococcus vestitus BP-1 DNA region contains:
- a CDS encoding permease produces the protein MHFWKSEWKPLLWIVAGFLLCFYLPVELIQNSERLRNAFFESLYLVRWYAQEHVLLCLIPAFFIAGAIAVFISQDAVMKYLGAKANKVLAYGVASVSGTILAVCSCTVLPLFAGIYRMGAGLGPATAFLYSGPAINVLAIIMTARILGLQLGVARAVGAIAFSVIIGLLMAFIFRKEELEKIEAQASFPEPEVTRPLWQNALFFAVMVGILVFANWAKPAEMVGIWAGIYALKWWITGLLGIALAAILVAWFELNAGKVILIAVVTAVLAFQFSNQPMVAFGAGVIGLSWLTSTHKGEAGEWFESSWDFAKQILPLLLLGVIVAGALLGRPGHEALIPSEWVTRTVGGNSLLSNFVAAFAGAFMYFATLTEVPILQGLIGSGMGQGPALALLLAGPALSLPNMLVIRTIMGTKKTVVFVSLVVVMATISGMIYGAFF, from the coding sequence ATGCACTTTTGGAAATCGGAATGGAAACCCCTACTGTGGATTGTGGCGGGTTTTCTCCTGTGCTTTTACCTCCCGGTAGAACTGATTCAAAACTCAGAACGGCTGAGAAATGCTTTTTTTGAATCGCTGTATCTAGTGCGTTGGTACGCTCAGGAACACGTTTTGCTTTGCCTGATTCCGGCTTTCTTTATTGCCGGAGCGATCGCCGTTTTCATTTCCCAGGATGCGGTGATGAAATACCTGGGAGCCAAAGCTAACAAGGTTTTGGCCTATGGCGTGGCTTCCGTCTCCGGGACGATTCTCGCCGTCTGTTCCTGTACGGTTCTACCGCTATTTGCCGGCATCTATCGCATGGGCGCAGGCTTGGGACCTGCCACCGCCTTTCTCTATTCCGGTCCGGCGATTAATGTGCTGGCGATTATCATGACAGCGCGGATTCTGGGCTTGCAGTTGGGCGTTGCTAGGGCCGTGGGTGCGATCGCCTTTAGCGTGATTATTGGGTTGCTGATGGCATTTATTTTCCGGAAAGAAGAACTGGAAAAAATTGAAGCCCAGGCGAGTTTCCCAGAACCTGAAGTTACCCGTCCGCTGTGGCAAAATGCCCTATTTTTTGCCGTGATGGTAGGAATTCTGGTCTTTGCAAACTGGGCCAAACCCGCTGAAATGGTAGGCATCTGGGCGGGAATCTATGCACTTAAGTGGTGGATTACGGGATTATTAGGGATCGCCCTGGCAGCCATTCTCGTTGCCTGGTTTGAACTGAATGCAGGCAAGGTCATTTTAATCGCGGTGGTGACTGCCGTTCTGGCGTTCCAGTTTTCCAATCAGCCAATGGTGGCCTTTGGAGCAGGTGTGATCGGGCTATCCTGGCTGACCAGTACCCATAAGGGTGAAGCCGGGGAATGGTTTGAGTCCTCCTGGGATTTTGCCAAACAAATTTTGCCCCTGTTGCTGTTAGGGGTGATTGTTGCAGGCGCGTTGCTCGGTCGTCCAGGGCATGAAGCCTTAATCCCCTCAGAATGGGTCACACGCACCGTGGGCGGTAACTCGTTGTTATCAAACTTTGTGGCGGCATTTGCGGGTGCATTTATGTACTTTGCCACGCTAACCGAAGTTCCGATTCTGCAAGGCTTAATTGGCAGTGGCATGGGGCAGGGGCCTGCGTTAGCCCTATTACTAGCAGGGCCAGCCTTATCATTGCCAAATATGTTGGTAATTCGCACGATTATGGGAACGAAAAAGACCGTAGTGTTTGTGTCACTGGTAGTCGTAATGGCGACGATTTCAGGAATGATCTATGGGGCATTCTTCTAG
- a CDS encoding putative iron-sulfur cluster-binding metallochaperone, which translates to MDCCGYPEPTEGDSPMEMPRDRPPQHCPQDQSQGKPVKLITLKSLLIPQALERLNSQASYRFCSSPDCPIVYFATAEDTFTTDDLKVPVFQKNPREEVPVCYCFGWTRQRLQQHLGQQEQPLAIAAITAHIQAGRCGCEVNNPQGSCCLEDVRDYVEWAAGAAP; encoded by the coding sequence ATGGATTGCTGTGGTTACCCTGAACCGACTGAAGGCGATTCTCCTATGGAGATGCCGCGCGATCGCCCTCCCCAGCACTGTCCCCAGGATCAAAGCCAGGGCAAGCCTGTCAAGCTGATTACTTTGAAGAGCCTCTTAATCCCCCAAGCATTAGAGCGGCTCAATTCTCAGGCGTCCTATCGATTTTGCAGCAGTCCTGATTGCCCGATCGTCTATTTTGCAACAGCGGAAGACACCTTTACAACTGACGATCTTAAAGTGCCCGTATTTCAAAAAAATCCACGTGAAGAGGTTCCAGTTTGTTACTGTTTTGGCTGGACACGGCAGCGCCTACAGCAACATCTGGGCCAGCAGGAGCAGCCTTTAGCGATCGCTGCCATTACTGCCCACATCCAGGCGGGGCGCTGTGGGTGCGAGGTGAACAATCCCCAGGGAAGTTGCTGCCTGGAAGATGTTCGTGACTATGTAGAGTGGGCGGCAGGAGCAGCACCATGA
- a CDS encoding ATP-binding cassette domain-containing protein produces the protein MKRRSLCVNSPAAWLSKWLQVYLLAKAGWLDKRDAYPTSLSGGQQQRVAIARALAMQPEILFFDQPTFVLGPELVGDVLAVMRPLAAEAMTMAVLTHEVQFAREASCRVVFLADGQIIEEGSPQELCYGLQQERTRLFLEPVLVRP, from the coding sequence TTGAAGCGCCGATCCTTGTGCGTAAACTCCCCCGCTGCCTGGCTATCGAAATGGCTGCAAGTTTATTTATTAGCGAAAGCGGGATGGCTGGATAAACGGGATGCTTACCCAACCTCACTCTCTGGTGGTCAACAACAACGGGTGGCGATCGCCCGCGCCTTGGCCATGCAACCGGAGATTCTTTTTTTTGACCAACCCACCTTCGTCCTTGGTCCGGAACTGGTGGGGGATGTCCTAGCCGTGATGCGACCATTGGCCGCAGAGGCAATGACTATGGCGGTGCTCACCCACGAAGTGCAATTTGCCCGCGAAGCGTCCTGCCGCGTGGTCTTTCTCGCCGATGGTCAAATTATTGAGGAAGGATCGCCCCAGGAACTGTGTTATGGTCTGCAACAGGAGCGAACCCGCCTCTTTTTAGAGCCTGTGCTAGTCAGGCCCTAA
- a CDS encoding heavy metal-responsive transcriptional regulator: MFQVGEVARRLGLNPQTLYFYERIGLMPSPRRSPAGYRLYGQPDLERLSFITQAKALGLSLDDIKELLMLQDRQRLSCQEVYDRLLKKIQHIDETISKLQTLRAQLTPLLNQCQRGLEQPQTGQQCVVFQQHPLATPAELFHHPSLHQEELNHDTQS; this comes from the coding sequence GCGCGTCGTTTGGGACTCAATCCCCAAACCCTCTATTTCTATGAGCGGATTGGATTGATGCCCAGTCCCAGGCGCAGCCCAGCAGGCTATCGTCTCTACGGGCAACCCGATCTGGAGCGGTTATCTTTCATTACCCAAGCCAAGGCGCTGGGGCTCAGTCTAGATGACATTAAGGAATTGCTGATGTTGCAAGATCGGCAGCGGCTTTCTTGCCAAGAGGTGTACGATCGCCTCCTCAAGAAGATTCAGCACATCGACGAGACCATCAGCAAACTGCAAACCCTAAGAGCGCAGCTTACACCACTTCTAAATCAATGTCAGCGCGGTTTAGAACAACCCCAGACAGGGCAACAGTGTGTGGTGTTTCAACAACACCCATTGGCAACGCCGGCAGAGCTATTCCATCACCCATCACTTCATCAGGAGGAACTCAACCATGACACTCAAAGTTGA
- a CDS encoding NUDIX hydrolase: MATVNWRSLDELVRIQSKWVTLIAEKWLTDTGETLEYWRVEKADSVIVLPLQGDDLICLPPTFRVGVQRATVDFPGGRVLPNQTPRAMVPQILRRELGITSDAIQAITPICEQPWLVNSAFSNQKVWGFVAELALGARVPQAGGKFRLGSPDISRLLGQLECLQCRAVLLEWLYQCRPV, translated from the coding sequence GTGGCAACAGTGAATTGGCGATCGCTCGATGAGCTGGTACGCATTCAATCCAAGTGGGTGACCTTGATTGCCGAAAAGTGGCTGACGGACACGGGTGAAACCCTAGAATACTGGCGGGTAGAAAAGGCGGACTCTGTAATTGTCCTGCCACTGCAAGGGGACGATTTAATCTGCCTGCCGCCAACTTTTCGCGTGGGCGTGCAGCGAGCTACGGTGGATTTTCCTGGTGGGCGAGTGCTCCCCAATCAAACCCCTAGGGCAATGGTGCCGCAAATTTTGAGGCGGGAATTGGGGATTACCTCCGATGCGATTCAAGCCATCACCCCCATCTGTGAGCAGCCTTGGCTGGTCAATAGTGCCTTCTCTAATCAAAAAGTGTGGGGCTTCGTGGCTGAACTCGCCCTAGGAGCAAGGGTACCTCAAGCTGGGGGCAAGTTTCGGCTAGGGAGTCCGGACATCTCACGGCTTCTTGGGCAGTTGGAGTGCTTGCAATGTCGTGCTGTTCTCTTAGAATGGCTGTATCAGTGCCGACCGGTCTAG
- a CDS encoding inorganic diphosphatase has translation MDLSRIPAQPKPGVVNVLVEIAGGSRNKYEFDKEMKVFALDRVLYSAVVYPYDYGFIPNTLADDGDPLDGLVMMDEPTFPGCVIPARPIGMLEMIDSGDRDEKILCVPVDDPRYAEVKSLKDIAPHRLEEIAEFFRTYKNLQKKVTEILGWQDVDAVQPLVEKCIKAYKG, from the coding sequence ATTGACCTGAGCCGCATTCCTGCCCAACCCAAGCCAGGTGTTGTCAATGTCTTGGTGGAAATTGCCGGGGGCAGCCGCAATAAATATGAGTTTGACAAGGAAATGAAGGTCTTTGCCCTCGATCGCGTCCTCTATTCGGCGGTGGTCTACCCTTATGATTATGGCTTTATTCCCAATACTTTGGCCGATGATGGCGATCCCCTGGACGGCCTAGTGATGATGGATGAGCCAACATTTCCGGGGTGTGTCATTCCTGCCCGTCCCATTGGCATGCTGGAGATGATTGACAGTGGCGATCGCGACGAAAAAATTCTCTGCGTGCCTGTTGATGATCCTCGCTATGCTGAGGTGAAATCCCTCAAGGACATTGCTCCCCACCGTCTCGAAGAAATTGCTGAGTTCTTCCGCACCTACAAGAATCTGCAAAAGAAAGTCACTGAAATTCTTGGCTGGCAGGATGTGGATGCCGTGCAGCCCCTTGTCGAAAAATGCATCAAGGCCTACAAGGGTTAG
- a CDS encoding B12-binding domain-containing radical SAM protein: MNSPFAAETLLFERSRPRPEALRVIYGFPNTYSVGITSLGYQLVWAQLASRADVAVSRLFTDVQEPLPRDPELVGFSFSWELDYGNLLVLLEQLGIPIWQRDRHDCHPLVFGGGPVLTANPEPFADFFDVILLGDAEPLLDPFLTTMAQVRTAARSQRLEALAHVPGIYVPSLYHVSYSHPTGPIQRIEPIKASVPPTVTKQVHRGHTLAASTVVTPLAAWENIYMVEVVRSCPELCRFCLASYLTLPFRTPSLETLIPAIERGLAVTDRLGLLGASITQHPEFPALIEHLGQPQFDHVRVSLASVRTNTVTESLAQLLSQRGSQSLTIAIETGSERLRQVINKKLETEEILAAASHAQAGGLKGLKFYGMVGLPTETDADVAATVDLFCQLKKTAPRLRLTLGCSTFVPKAHTPFQWWGVQPVAEKRLKFLKKELAKLGIEFRPESYNDSLIQALISRGDRRLAPLLEQVRHYGTSLGSYRRAFKERQGQLPDFEAYVNANWPEETVLPWQHLQSGLPTKTLENHLKRAIA, encoded by the coding sequence GTGAACTCCCCCTTTGCTGCTGAAACCCTTCTCTTTGAGCGATCGCGCCCCCGGCCAGAGGCGCTGCGGGTTATCTATGGCTTTCCCAATACCTACAGCGTTGGCATTACCAGCTTGGGGTATCAACTGGTGTGGGCACAACTGGCCAGCCGTGCCGATGTGGCGGTGAGTCGCCTCTTTACCGATGTGCAGGAGCCACTGCCTCGGGATCCAGAGTTGGTGGGTTTTTCCTTCTCGTGGGAGTTGGACTACGGCAATTTACTGGTCCTCTTGGAGCAGTTGGGCATTCCCATTTGGCAGCGCGATCGCCACGATTGCCATCCCTTGGTCTTTGGCGGTGGCCCGGTGCTGACGGCAAATCCCGAGCCCTTTGCCGATTTTTTCGATGTGATTTTGTTGGGGGACGCCGAACCTCTCTTAGATCCCTTTCTAACGACAATGGCGCAGGTGCGCACTGCTGCGCGATCGCAACGGTTGGAAGCCCTTGCCCACGTGCCTGGTATTTATGTTCCTAGTCTGTACCACGTCAGCTACAGCCATCCCACCGGTCCAATTCAAAGAATTGAACCCATCAAGGCCAGTGTACCGCCGACAGTCACTAAACAAGTCCACCGCGGTCATACCCTTGCGGCCTCCACGGTGGTTACCCCCCTCGCCGCTTGGGAAAACATCTACATGGTGGAGGTGGTGCGCAGTTGCCCCGAGCTATGCCGCTTTTGCTTGGCCAGTTATTTGACATTGCCTTTTCGCACACCGAGCCTAGAAACGCTGATTCCTGCCATTGAGCGGGGGCTGGCCGTTACTGATCGCCTAGGGCTTTTAGGGGCCTCGATTACCCAACACCCCGAATTTCCTGCCTTGATTGAGCATCTAGGTCAGCCGCAATTTGATCATGTGCGGGTGAGTTTAGCTTCGGTGCGCACCAATACGGTGACCGAATCCCTTGCCCAACTGTTGAGTCAACGGGGTAGTCAATCCCTAACGATCGCCATCGAAACGGGGTCTGAGCGCCTGCGGCAAGTGATCAACAAAAAGCTTGAGACTGAGGAGATCCTGGCTGCTGCGAGCCATGCCCAAGCCGGTGGCCTCAAGGGGCTGAAGTTTTATGGCATGGTGGGACTGCCCACAGAAACCGATGCCGATGTGGCAGCCACAGTGGATCTCTTTTGCCAATTGAAAAAAACAGCGCCGCGACTGCGGCTCACCCTTGGCTGTAGTACCTTTGTTCCCAAAGCCCACACCCCCTTTCAGTGGTGGGGCGTACAACCGGTGGCCGAAAAACGCCTCAAGTTTTTGAAAAAAGAATTGGCCAAATTGGGGATTGAGTTTCGCCCTGAATCCTATAATGACTCGTTGATTCAAGCCTTGATTTCGCGGGGCGATCGCCGGCTTGCTCCCCTTTTAGAGCAGGTGCGCCACTATGGCACCTCCTTAGGCAGTTATCGCCGTGCTTTTAAGGAACGGCAGGGACAGTTGCCCGACTTTGAAGCCTATGTTAATGCCAATTGGCCAGAGGAGACGGTCTTACCGTGGCAGCATCTCCAGAGTGGCCTGCCCACTAAAACCTTGGAAAATCATCTGAAGCGAGCGATCGCCTAG
- the topA gene encoding type I DNA topoisomerase has protein sequence MSTLVIVESPAKARTIRKFLPPDYRVEASMGHVRDLPRSAADVPPEFRGEEWATLGVNVAAGFEPLYIVPKEKQKVIKELKAALKTADELLLATDEDREGESISWHLLQLLEPKVPVRRMVFHEITEEAIQEALHNCRDVNQQLVRAQETRRILDRLVGYTLSPLLWRKIAPHLSAGRVQSVAVRLLVQRERERLAFRKGQFWDLKATLDQRGTLFPARLVSVGGQRLATGNDFDPTTGQLRNPDAVLLLDEAAANALRDRLLTETWTVTEQEERQQTRKPAPPFTTSTLQQEANRKLHLSAQETMRIAQKLYEEGYITYMRTDSVHLSDQAIAAARSCVEAMYGKAFLSPQPRQYTTKTKGAQEAHEAIRPAGSQFRTPQETGLRDRELELYELIWKRTVASQMADARVTLLTVSITAGDALFRAHGKRIDFPGFFRAYVEGSDDPDAALESQEVMLPVMQVGDILRCQALESVRHETQPPPRYTEASLVKALEQAGIGRPSTYATIISTIQDREYAIRRGNALEPTFTAFAVTALLEKYFPDLVDINFTARMEQTLDDISTGEVQWQPYLESFYLGENGLEQQVKERERTIEATEARAIALPELNAEVVVGRFGPFVVYQNGNGSEPIKASLPQDATPGSLTREQVEQLIRQKLEGPDKLGVHPETGEPIFLLTGRFGPYVQLGEATEANPKPKRASLPKGVSPDEVTLDLAITLLSLPRTLGVHPETGKLIQANQGRFGPYIVHDPEGEKDYRSLKGEDDVYTITLERALELLATPKSSRARAKKQVLAVVGTHPEDGKLVQIFDGPYGPYVNHGKVNASLPEGVTPETMTLEQALLLLAEKAPKKTRRSATATAPKPKSTIKRTSKKTATQTANTSRRKSTET, from the coding sequence ATGTCCACCCTTGTCATCGTCGAATCCCCAGCAAAAGCCCGTACCATTCGCAAATTTCTGCCGCCGGACTATCGCGTTGAAGCCTCGATGGGGCATGTCCGTGATCTGCCCCGCAGTGCCGCTGATGTGCCCCCCGAATTCAGGGGGGAAGAGTGGGCAACCCTAGGGGTGAATGTCGCTGCTGGCTTTGAACCCCTCTACATTGTTCCTAAAGAGAAGCAAAAAGTTATCAAAGAATTGAAAGCTGCCCTCAAAACCGCCGATGAACTCCTGCTCGCGACCGATGAAGACCGGGAAGGGGAAAGCATTAGTTGGCACTTGCTGCAACTGTTGGAGCCAAAGGTGCCGGTGCGGCGGATGGTCTTCCATGAAATTACTGAGGAAGCCATCCAAGAGGCGCTGCACAATTGCCGCGATGTCAATCAACAATTGGTGCGTGCTCAAGAAACGCGGCGTATCCTCGATCGCCTGGTGGGCTATACCCTGTCCCCCCTGCTGTGGCGGAAAATTGCCCCCCATCTGTCAGCGGGGCGGGTGCAGTCGGTTGCAGTGCGCCTATTGGTTCAACGGGAGCGAGAGCGGTTGGCCTTCCGTAAGGGGCAATTTTGGGATCTCAAGGCCACCTTAGATCAAAGGGGAACCCTCTTTCCAGCGCGTTTGGTGAGTGTGGGTGGTCAGCGCTTGGCCACAGGCAATGATTTTGATCCCACTACAGGACAGCTACGTAATCCTGATGCTGTCTTGCTCTTGGATGAGGCAGCCGCCAACGCCCTGCGCGATCGCCTGCTAACGGAAACCTGGACGGTCACCGAACAAGAGGAGCGCCAACAAACCCGCAAACCCGCTCCCCCCTTTACCACCTCGACCCTGCAACAGGAGGCTAACCGCAAACTGCACCTCTCGGCCCAGGAGACGATGCGCATTGCCCAAAAGCTCTACGAAGAGGGCTACATCACCTATATGCGTACGGACTCGGTCCATCTGTCGGATCAGGCGATCGCTGCCGCCCGCAGTTGTGTGGAAGCCATGTATGGCAAAGCCTTTTTGTCACCCCAGCCGCGTCAGTACACCACCAAAACCAAGGGGGCCCAAGAAGCCCACGAAGCGATTCGCCCTGCGGGTAGCCAGTTTCGCACCCCCCAAGAAACCGGCCTTAGGGATCGGGAACTGGAACTCTACGAACTGATCTGGAAGCGTACGGTGGCCTCCCAGATGGCTGATGCCCGTGTAACTCTACTAACGGTGTCGATTACGGCTGGGGATGCCCTCTTCCGTGCCCACGGTAAACGCATTGATTTTCCAGGGTTTTTCCGTGCCTATGTGGAAGGTTCCGATGATCCCGATGCCGCCCTCGAAAGCCAAGAGGTGATGCTGCCGGTGATGCAAGTGGGGGATATTCTCCGCTGCCAAGCCCTTGAAAGTGTGCGTCACGAAACCCAGCCGCCGCCGCGCTACACCGAAGCCAGCCTTGTTAAAGCCCTTGAGCAAGCCGGTATTGGGCGCCCCAGCACCTATGCCACAATCATTAGCACGATCCAAGACCGCGAGTATGCCATTCGGCGAGGCAATGCCCTTGAACCTACGTTTACTGCCTTTGCGGTTACGGCGCTGCTAGAGAAATACTTCCCCGACTTGGTGGATATTAACTTTACGGCGCGGATGGAGCAAACCCTGGATGATATTTCCACAGGGGAGGTGCAGTGGCAGCCTTACCTTGAATCCTTCTATCTGGGTGAAAATGGCCTTGAGCAGCAGGTCAAAGAGCGGGAGCGGACAATTGAGGCAACTGAAGCACGGGCGATCGCTTTGCCAGAACTGAACGCTGAAGTGGTGGTGGGTCGCTTTGGTCCCTTTGTAGTCTATCAAAATGGCAATGGTAGTGAGCCCATTAAGGCCTCCTTGCCCCAGGACGCCACCCCAGGTAGTCTCACCCGTGAACAGGTGGAGCAATTAATTCGCCAAAAACTGGAGGGTCCTGACAAGCTGGGGGTCCATCCTGAAACGGGAGAACCGATTTTTCTGCTGACGGGGCGCTTTGGTCCCTATGTGCAGTTGGGGGAAGCCACAGAGGCCAATCCAAAACCCAAACGAGCGTCCCTACCCAAGGGAGTGAGTCCCGATGAAGTCACCCTAGACTTGGCGATTACTCTGTTATCACTGCCGCGGACATTGGGGGTGCATCCCGAAACTGGCAAACTGATTCAAGCCAATCAAGGTCGCTTTGGCCCCTACATTGTCCACGATCCCGAGGGTGAAAAAGACTATCGTTCCCTCAAGGGGGAGGATGATGTGTATACGATTACCCTAGAGCGTGCCCTAGAGCTGCTGGCAACACCGAAATCGAGTCGCGCTCGGGCCAAAAAACAGGTGCTTGCGGTGGTAGGGACTCACCCCGAGGATGGAAAACTGGTACAGATCTTCGACGGCCCCTATGGCCCCTATGTCAACCACGGTAAGGTAAATGCCTCCCTGCCGGAGGGGGTGACACCAGAGACAATGACCCTTGAGCAAGCCCTGCTCCTGTTGGCGGAAAAAGCACCCAAGAAAACCCGCCGCAGCGCAACGGCCACTGCCCCAAAACCCAAATCGACAATCAAAAGAACCAGTAAAAAGACGGCCACCCAGACCGCAAACACTAGCCGCCGTAAGTCAACGGAAACCTAG
- a CDS encoding thioredoxin family protein, protein MTLKVEILGTGCKKCQQLEANAKEAIANRQLQAEVVHITDTMEIVKRGVMKTPALVVDGKVLSQGKVLEAKDIEPLLPA, encoded by the coding sequence ATGACACTCAAAGTTGAGATTTTGGGAACAGGTTGTAAGAAATGTCAGCAGTTAGAGGCCAATGCCAAGGAAGCGATCGCAAATCGCCAGCTACAAGCTGAGGTGGTCCACATTACTGACACAATGGAAATTGTGAAGCGCGGTGTCATGAAAACGCCTGCATTGGTTGTTGATGGCAAGGTGCTGAGCCAGGGCAAAGTGCTAGAAGCAAAGGACATTGAGCCACTTTTACCGGCTTAG